The Enterobacter mori genomic interval TCTTATCTGCCCATCCGGCGCATCGCCTGCACAGCCAGCTGAACTATACGTCACTGCGCGAGCAGTATGCGGTTGCCGGGCGCGAGCCCATTACTCTGCATACCGAGGATGCGAAAGCGCGTGGAATCGCAGATGGCGATGTGGTGCGCGTCTGGAACGGGCGCGGACAGGTGCTGGCGGGAGCGGTGGTGAGCGACGGGATTAAGCCGGGCGTTATCTGCATTCACCAGGGGGCATGGCCGGATCTGGACCTGCGTGAAGGCGGCATCTGTAAAAACGGGGCGGTTAACGTGCTGACCAAAGATCTCCCCAGCTCGAAGCTGGGGAATGGCTGCGCGGGGAATACGGCGCTGGCATGGGTCGAGAAATATCAGGGGCCAGCGCTTACGTTAACGGCGTTTGATCCGCCTGCCAGCTCATGATCCACGTCGGGTGTTGGGTATCATCCTGCCAGGCGCTGTCTTCAATGCGAAAACCCTGCGCATGGTAGAAATTCACCGCCCGGACATTTTTCTGGTACACCTCCAGGCTTAAATGCGGAAAGCGCTGTTGAACATGATTCAGCAGCGCCCGCCCGATGCCTTTCCCGATGTGCGACGGTGCGACAAACAGCGCGCCGACAAACTGCGACTGCATCACGCTGATAAATCCGCACGGCTTTCCGTCCTGTTCCCAGACCCAGGTTTCCGCTGACGGCAGGTAAACCTCCCGCACCATGGCTTCGTTCTCTTTCCAGTAGTTTGCATCGATAAACGGATGCGCCTCCGTGGTGCTTGCAAGCCACAGACTCAGGAGCGGATCGGTATTTTCACTTTGCCATTTGCGGATCATGGTGGCCTCCCGGATGACAGAAGCAGCCCGTAATATGATCGTTGACCAGCCCACAGGCTTGCATAAAGGCGTAACAGATGGTGCTGCCGACAAACTTAAAACCGCGTTTTTTCAGCGCCTTAGAGAGTGCGTCTGAAGCGGGTGTGGAGGCGGGGATCTCCCCGAGCGTAGCGGCCTGCGTCACTTGTGGCGTGTCATTCACAAAAGACCAGACAAAGTCTGAAAATGACTCGTTGTTTTGCTCCATCGCCAGGTAAGCGCGTGCATTGCCGATGATGGCCTGGATTTTACCGCGATGACGAATGATACCGGCGTCCAGAACCAGTCGTTCGACGTCCTCTTCGGTCATGGCGGCGACGGCGACAGGATCAAACTGGTGGAAGGCGTTGCGGTAATTTTCCCGTTTTTTCAGTACGGTAATCCATGACAAACCCGCCTGCTGGCCCTCAAGGCAGATCATTTCAAACAGTTTTTTGCC includes:
- a CDS encoding N-acetyltransferase, producing the protein MIRKWQSENTDPLLSLWLASTTEAHPFIDANYWKENEAMVREVYLPSAETWVWEQDGKPCGFISVMQSQFVGALFVAPSHIGKGIGRALLNHVQQRFPHLSLEVYQKNVRAVNFYHAQGFRIEDSAWQDDTQHPTWIMSWQADQTPLT
- the tag gene encoding DNA-3-methyladenine glycosylase I, yielding MQRCGWVSQDQLYIDYHDREWGIPETDGKKLFEMICLEGQQAGLSWITVLKKRENYRNAFHQFDPVAVAAMTEEDVERLVLDAGIIRHRGKIQAIIGNARAYLAMEQNNESFSDFVWSFVNDTPQVTQAATLGEIPASTPASDALSKALKKRGFKFVGSTICYAFMQACGLVNDHITGCFCHPGGHHDPQMAK